In Drosophila santomea strain STO CAGO 1482 chromosome 3L, Prin_Dsan_1.1, whole genome shotgun sequence, a single window of DNA contains:
- the LOC120449253 gene encoding neuralized-like protein 4, with the protein MTGREAQSFHTRCGRSIRLYNNNRMAQRSMRDFSHALVFSAEPLEDDVLFEVVIEKKNTSWGGSIEIGVTAESPDDLELVACATAMRNGTWVMSGIDVRKDGRRMFEFYGTDLETLNENDRVGVMRTSGNDLVFYVNGESQGVAARNMPKPLWALVDLYGRCVQVSLCPRDASGSGELLDSPLQQPLQQVVQNLDVAMNVNIVVDSDAWMQGNGSVSGADDRLCFHTRCGSLVKLSPNFRSAERRRPLDEFNNGVVMTHRPLRDNELFEIRIDKLVDKWSGSIEVGVTTHNPAVLHFPATMTNMRSGTIMMSGCGILTNGKGTRRQYGEFNLDELREGDRVGMMRKANGNLHNYINGQDQGVAATRVASTLWGVIDLYGMTIKVTIVDRDEREQQNLVTRRNNIVAGMTACSSGVGAQHTQHQQHSGTPTLSLLSPESEMNVAGAAGGLSETISSTRAIARNDDRLTFHHICGTHATVTQSGRTALRPNAADDFNNGVVLTRRPLRPNELFQVRLERVVTKWAGSVEMGVTTHSADELDFPFTMTNVRSGTWMMTGNGVMQNGVTVIEQYGQNLDRLQVGDRVGVVRKDDGTLHFWVNGVDQGPAANNVPERVYGVIDLYGQAAQASIVDTSECGSPDTGNSTISNTTLYSEVPLRFHSIHGANAGISNSGLTASRPNSLAEFNDAIVFSNRPLRQRELFEVELETMVRHWSGNIEIGVTGTRPEDIQLAPNATDLEASDTIILCGPMIFHNRKTIRTNILLDLDTLGPSTRVGVMRNGDFIHFFVDGMDQGPACECHAPNIWAIIDLYGQCAQVSLTQTQLDIRAPYATSENSQSCQATSVIQHPAMETKHRWTCVSGNVSLTKDWTEASRFTGAAAPLSHCLVFSEHPLSVGSPFEIKLTSINSMFAGCLSIGVTDLNLSDESVRKKLPTSLRRIPANVWYVSGNEVCFNSSCLQRSLASLEWLRVDDRITLERVENSLNILLNSENVNIQFHNVPNDVYVVAELRGSTMGIQVISAQGPASPLRPCSLRLQDSMDFGVDPLNKQDSSMLESIDSEALNYEFLDVSQKNARLSDDRRSVARIKSYNQAIVCLNKPLCKGESISIKVDALNNKWKGTVGLGVLSASPQTAPISLLDFKRSCWLATHDYVNINGQVMASKYGEALEQIQVGTVITLTLTHAGMLIIMVGSTNLEDLASGLPNHVYPVFDVYGKCEKITLITGNDAGRTGNANGTPILEAPEALELDNGMPQQCEKAHLEMHEKEKDTEQVCESGPSTSGAPSNAMTRSVMESVSENLLLNISIKNRTLEQQRNELGGSSSTCCLRESLQLQHNTNLNIQRSQSTQRFQNSLNTSATAAGTSGASGSTANTQHLSNSGVYDTNKEYDDLPNPSNQLANSVDEAPGAIASVSTTVDHSENNAEALELSASNEREMSGEPALNDNVLEDDEIDYMNHLLLLQQLQQNEYTRHHLMPDQASLLNLDLPSLNSMESDSNSVGHARPNGGTDSLRSTATGASVEQNDCEYLRQVRRFCASLVLPQAFFDSRLEPVCFCLKCSGPSNGGNGDKLEGWVYFKLNQQTVNVLSTSTSTASAGGSSSAATAPQVHFDLNGDWLPFYYMTRVDKIRAILDRGQPLPLESDPDEEPAAAALKDEPGTRLELYYSPNATVIEPVLPQHHFASEQGLHRISTSFEVYVRRQSISGVTTGKAAAEAKRRSLGSADHDHSGTGQGADGVGGTPSATLNESSVHLLNDLCWFTKEAGACIINALIIKLDRIEEQESH; encoded by the exons ATGACCGGCAGAGAAGCGCAGTCCTTTCACACACGCTGTGGCCGCTCTATCCGGCTGTACAATAACAACCGTATGGCCCAGCGCTCCATGCGGGACTTCAGTCATGCCCTGGTGTTCAGTGCCGAGCCTCTGGAGGACGATGTGCTCTTTGAGGTGGTAATCGAAAAGAAG AACACCTCCTGGGGCGGCAGCATTGAGATTGGTGTCACCGCGGAGTCGCCGGATGACCTGGAACTCGTGGCCTGCGCCACTGCCATGCGAAATGGCACATGGGTTATGTCTGGCATCGATGTGCGCAAGGATGGACGACGCATGTTTGAGTTCTATGGCACCGATCTGGAGACGCTCAACGAGAATGATCGCGTGGGCGTCATGCGCACCTCTGGCAACGATCTGGTCTTCTATGTGAACGGAGAGTCGCAAGGCGTGGCAGCCAGAAATATGCCCAAGCCTCTGTGGGCCCTCGTCGATCTCTACGGACGTTGTGTGCAGGTTTCCCTGTGTCCCCGCGATGCCAGCGGCTCTGGAGAG CTCTTGGATTCACCGCTACAGCAACCGCTGCAACAGGTTGTTCAGAACTTGGACGTGGCCATGAACGTAAACATCGTTGTTGACTCCGACGCCTGGATGCAGGGCAATGGCTCCGTATCCGGCGCTGATGACCGACTGTGCTTTCACACGCGCTGTGGGTCGCTGGTCAAGCTTTCGCCCAACTTTCGATCCGCCGAACGCCGTCGACCGCTGGACGAGTTCAATAACGGCGTGGTGATGACCCACAGGCCCCTAAGGGACAACGAACTGTTTGAGATTCGCATTGACAAGTTGGTGGACAAATGGTCGGGATCCATTGAAGTGGGCGTCACCACGCACAATCCCGCAGTACTGCACTTTCCGGCAACCATGACCAACATGCGCTCTGGCACAATTATGATGTCCGGCTGCGGCATTTTAACCAACGGTAAGGGAACACGCCGTCAGTACGGCGAGTTCAACTTGGACGAGCTACGCGAAGGAGATCGCGTTGGAATGATGCGCAAGGCCAACGGCAACCTACACAACTACATTAACGGACAGGATCAGGGGGTGGCCGCCACCCGAGTGGCCTCTACATTGTGGGGCGTCATCGATCTCTACGGAATGACTATCAAGGTTACAATAGTTGATCGCGATGAGCGTGAACAGCAGAATCTCGTGACCCGGCGAAACAACATAGTAGCAGGCATGACTGCCTGTTCCAGTGGTGTTGGTGCACAGCACacccagcaccagcagcattCCGGCACGCCCACCCTCAGCCTTCTTAGTCCAGAAAGCGAGATGAATGTAGCTGGCGCTGCTGGCGGCCTAAGTGAGACCATTTCCAGCACACGGGCCATTGCCAGGAATGACGATCGGTTAACCTTCCACCACATATGTGGTACCCATGCCACCGTCACCCAGAGCGGACGGACAGCTCTGCGGCCCAA CGCTGCCGATGATTTTAACAATGGTGTAGTGCTCACAAGAAGACCTCTACGTCCCAACGAACTCTTCCAAGTGCGACTCGAACGCGTCGTGACCAAGTGGGCAGGCTCTGTTGAAATGGGAGTGACCACGCACAGCGCCGACGAACTGGACTTTCCATTCACGATGACTAATGTGCG TTCCGGCACTTGGATGATGACGGGAAACGGGGTCATGCAGAACGGAGTCACCGTCATCGAACAATATGGTCAAAACCTGGATCGCCTGCAGGTGGGCGATAGAGTGGGTGTGGTGCGCAAGGACGACGGCACATTGCACTTTTGGGTCAATGGAGTGGATCAGGGTCCAGCTGCCAACAATGTTCCGGAGCGCGTTTATGGCGTAATAGATTTGTATGGACAGGCAGCACAAGCAAGCATCGTGGACACTTCGGAGTGCGGTAGTCCGGACACTGGGAACTCCACAATCTCAAATACGACCTTGTACAGTGAGGTTCCGCTGCGATTCCACAGCATTCACGGCGCCAATGCGGGCATCTCGAATAGCGGCCTTACAGCGTCGCGTCCCAATTCCCTGGCAGAATTCAACGACGCAATTGTGTTCAGTAACAGACCGCTAAGGCAGAGGGAATTGTTTGAAGTGGAGCTGGAGACAATGGTTCGTCACTGGTCGGGCAACATTGAGATCGGGGTGACGGGCACACGGCCAGAGGACATCCAGTTGGCTCCAAACGCCACCGATCTGGAGGCCAGCGACACCATCATCTTATGCGGTCCGATGATTTTTCACAATCGCAAGACCATACGCACGAATATTTTATTGGATCTGGATACCCTCGGTCCTAGCACGCGAGTGGGTGTGATGCGCAACGGTGACTTCATACACTTTTTTGTTGATGGAATGGATCAAGGTCCGGCCTGCGAGTGCCACGCACCGAACATTTGGGCCATTATCGATTTGTATGGGCAGTGCGCCCAGGTGAGTCTTACCCAGACGCAGCTGGACATCCGCGCTCCGTACGCAACCAGCGAGAATTCGCAGAGCTGTCAAGCCACATCGGTAATTCAGCACCCGGCAATGGAGACAAAACACCGCTGGACTTGCGTCTCGGGGAATGTTAGCCTCACCAAGGACTGGACGGAGGCCTCGCGCTTTACGGGAGCGGCGGCACCACTTTCTCATTGCCTGGTATTTTCTGAACATCCGCTCAGCGTGGGATCACCTTTCGAGATTAAGCTGACATCGATTAATTCCATGTTTGCTG GTTGTCTAAGTATCGGGGTAACTGATCTAAATCTGAGCGACGAAAGCGTGCGCAAGAAGCTCCCAACCAGTCTGCGCCGGATTCCGGCAAACGTGTGGTATGTTAGTGGGAACGAGGTGTGCTTCAACTCAAGCTGCCTGCAGCGCTCGTTGGCCTCGCTGGAATGGTTAAGGGTGGACGATAGGATAACTCTGGAGCGAGTGGAGAACTCTTTAAACATCCTGCTGAACTCGGAAAACGTGAACATCCAGTTTCACAACGTGCCCAACGATGTCTACGTGGTAGCGGAACTAAGAGGTTCGACAATGGGAATTCAAGTGATTTCCGCCCAAGGACCAGCCTCACCACTACGTCCATGCAGTTTGCGTCTGCAGGACTCGATGGACTTTGGAGTGGACCCGCTGAACAAGCAGGATAGCTCCATGCTGGAATCAATAGATTCCGAGGCACTGAACTACGAATTTTTGGATGTGTCACAAAAGAACGCGAGGCTCAGCGATGATCGCAGAAGCGTGGCCAGAATCAAGTCCTACAACCAGGCCATCGTCTGCCTCAACAAGCCACTGTGTAAGGGTGAGAGCATCAGCATCAAGGTAGATGCCTTAAACAACAAGTGGAAGGGTACTGTCGGTCTTGGCGTTTTGTCCGCAAGTCCACAGACTGCTCCAATATCCCTGTTGGACTTTAAGAGGAGCTGCTGGTTGGCCACCCACGACTACGTAAATATTAACGGCCAAGTGATGGCCTCCAAATACGGCGAGGCGCTTGAGCAGATCCAAGTGGGAACGGTGATCACCCTGACACTAACCCATGCCGGAATGCTAA TCATTATGGTTGGGTCTACAAATCTGGAGGATCTGGCCAGCGGACTGCCCAACCATGTGTATCCAGTGTTCGATGTGTACGGCAAGTGCGAGAAAATAACATTGATAACTGGAAATGATGCTGGCCGCACAGGCAATGCCAATGGTACTCCAATTCTGGAGGCTCCGGAGGCCCTGGAATTGGATAATGGAATGCCACAGCAGTGCGAAAAGGCGCACCTGGAAATGCACGAGAAGGAAAAGGATACGGAGCAGGTGTGCGAATCGGGACCGTCCACCTCCGGTGCTCCATCAAACGCCAT GACGCGATCGGTTATGGAGAGCGTTTCGGAGAACTTACTGCTGAACATTTCCATTAAGAATCGAACTCTGGAGCAGCAGCGAAATGAACTTGGTGGATCGTCGTCGACCTG TTGCCTTCGCGAGTctctgcagctgcagcacaaCACCAATCTAAATATACAACGCAGTCAGAGCACACAGAGATTCCAAAACTCTTTAAACACTTCTGCAACGGCCGCTGGAACGAGTGGCGCCAGCGGTTCCACAGCCAATACTCAACACCTGAGTAACTCGGGTGTATATGACACGAATAAGGAGTACGATGACCTGCCCAATCCCTCAAATCAGCTAGCTAATTCTGTGGACGAAGCACCTGGAGCTATAGCGTCTGTATCCACAACGGTCGATCACAGCGAAAACAATGCGGAGGCTTTGGAACTAAGTGCTAGCAACGAACGCGAAATGTCCGGCGAGCCAGCGCTTAACGATAATGTATTGGAGGACGATGAGATAGACTACATGAACCAccttttgctgctgcagcaacttCAGCAAAACGAATATACGCGTCATCATCTTATGCCCGACCAGGCGTCACTACTCAATCTCGATCTGCCATCCCTTAATTCCATGGAATCCGACTCGAATTCGGTCGGGCACGCAAGGCCGAATGGAGGAACAGATTCTCTGCGATCCACAGCCACCGGGGCCAGTGTGGAGCAGAACGACTGCGAATACTTGCGGCAGGTGAGACGCTTTTGTGCTTCGCTAGTCCTGCCGCAGGCCTTCTTCGATAGCCGACTTGAGCCGGTGTGCTTCTGCCTGAAGTGCAGTGGACCCAGCAACGGTGGAAATGGTGATAAACTGGAGGGTTGGGTTTATTTCAAGCTAAACCAGCAGACGGTCAATGTGCTCAGCACTTCGACGTCGACTGCATCGGCAGGTGGTAGCTCTTCCGCGGCGACCGCTCCCCAAGTGCACTTCGATCTCAACGGAGATTGGCTGCCCTTCTACTACATGACACGGGTGGACAAGATTCGGGCGATACTGGATCGCGGGCAGCCGCTTCCGCTAGAATCGGATCCGGACGAGGAACCGGCCGCTGCAGCGCTGAAGGATGAGCCTGGTACACGTCTCGAGCTATACTACTCCCCCAATGCCACAGTCATTGAGCCCGTGCTGCCGCAGCATCACTTTGCCTCTGAGCAGGGCCTCCACCGCATCTCCACTTCATTTGAGGTCTACGTTCGGCGACAGTCCATTTCGGGGGTGACCACTGGCAAGGCTGCGGCCGAGGCCAAGAGGCGCAGCCTGGGATCCGCTGACCACGATCATAGTGGAACGGGGCAAGGTGCCGACGGCGTGGGAGGCACTCCGTCCGCCACTCTCAACGAGTCGTCTGTTCATCTTTTAAACGATCTCTGCTGGTTCACCAAAGAGGCTGGCGCCTGCATAATCAACGCTTTAATTATTAAACTGGACAGGATCGAGGAGCAGGAATCTCATTGA
- the LOC120449126 gene encoding ATP-dependent Clp protease ATP-binding subunit clpX-like, mitochondrial: MVICIPFQTGSCLSGLRCVNEHITIKKLVTEDVEAVLKHGAWPLSVYAPFHGKGNIPNHIEDQSFEECRFRHYEAKRQDRLTLYEAEYTREVDLATLKMANLLKMSPQTLDTLIKIYEQPNSQRKSSSVAFGSIFGTSESPRLVARAAHRLKTSSQKQCQVQLQSSPGFQTKSNAISGNDIKGPFGKTPSVFKAPQQMTASGQKQCQFQFQSFQGFQTKSNATSGNDLKGSFGETPSVFKAPQQMTASGQKQCQFQFQSFQGFQTKSNAISGNDLKGSFGETPSVFKAPQQLTPFSACNIKQQIQPLPSGFTFGASTCPVSSTTGFGATQTIRCDTCNSIVEKSMNASATKDEQKQKFGKLPPEPQKIMEYLDKHVVGQELAKKVLAVAVYNHYKRIHSNLQQRKPTKQEEANNAIDTLSLHQLNISGDRSMLNSTSKEKDLIHFGRGEGSTAFNWNFPDIKSNDVILEKSNIMMLGPTGSGKTLIAKSIAKCLDVPFAICDCTSLTQAGYVGEDIESVLLKLLQDANNDVERAQTGIVYLDEVDKICALSGTKQRRDIGGEGVQQGMLKILEGSVVSLTDRSQQFRKKVQMDTTNILFVASGAYTALDKIIARRLNEKDSDVAPTSGALPPDADQHKRDKCLSKVQACDLAEFGMIPEFVGRFPILVPFHSLNANMLVRILTEPRSALVSQYKALLRLDGVDLTFSEDALESVAQLAIEMNTGARGLRSIMEQLLLDPMFSVPGSDIRGVHITADNVMGKAKPRYRRIKDKPPTESSAMDAPSAVSNATCLKPKPLSEDNAKETDAKPIENQVK, translated from the exons ATGGTGATATGCATACCCTTTCAAACGGGCTCCTGCCTATCTGGTTTACGGTGTGTCAATGAGCACATAACTATCAA GAAATTGGTCACCGAGGACGTGGAAGCTGTCTTGAAACACGGGGCGTGGCCGCTATCTGTTTACGCTCCCTTTCACGGCAAGGGCAACATTCCCAACCACATCGAGGATCAATCATTCGAGGAATGCCGTTTTCGGCATTACGAGGCCAAACGGCAGGATCGCCTCACTTTGTATGAGGCAGAGTATACTCGCGAGGTTGACTTGGCCACCTTGAAAATGGCCAATTTGCTTAAGATGTCACCCCAGACACTGGATACTTTGATCAAAATCTACGAACAGCCTAATTCACAGCGCAAAAGTTCCTCTGTCGCATTCGGTTCCATATTCGGAACGTCCGAATCACCACGATTGGTTGCCAGAGCCGCCCACAGGCTCAAGACTTCAAGCCAGAAACAATGCCAAGTTCAGCTTCAGAGCTCCCCAGGTTTTCAAACCAAATCGAATGCTATCTCAGGAAACGACATTAAGGGGCCTTTTGGCAAGACACCAAGTGTTTTTAAGGCACCCCAGCAGATGACCGCTTCAGGCCAGAAACAATgccaatttcagtttcagaGCTTCCAAGGTTTTCAAACCAAGTCGAATGCTACCTCAGGAAACGATCTTAAGGGGTCTTTTGGCGAGACACCAAGTGTTTTTAAGGCACCCCAACAGATGACCGCTTCAGGCCAGAAACAATgccaatttcagtttcagaGCTTCCAAGGTTTTCAAACCAAATCGAATGCTATCTCAGGAAACGATCTTAAGGGGTCTTTTGGCGAGACACCAAGTGTCTTTAAGGCACCCCAACAGTTGACCCCTTTTTCAGCGTGCAACATCAAACAGCAGATCCAGCCGCTGCCATCAGGATTCACTTTCGGGGCATCCACATGTCCAGTCAGCAGCACCACAGGCTTCGGAGCGACGCAGACCATCCGGTGCGACACGTGCAACTCCATAGTCGAAAAATCCATGAATGCGAGTGCGACCAAGGACGAACAGAAGCAGAAGTTCGGCAAGCTACCACCTGAACCGCAGAAGATCATGGAGTATTTAGACAAGCATGTGGTGGGTCAGGAATTGGCCAAGAAGGTGCTAGCGGTGGCAGTCTATAACCACTACAAGCGCATTCATTCCAACCTGCAACAGAGAAAGCCGACGAAGCAAGAAGAAGCAAACAACGCCATTGACACTCTATCGCTCCACCAGTTAAACATCTCTGGTGACAGATCTATGCTCAACAGCACATCTAAGGAAAAGGATTTGATCCATTTTGGAAGGGGAGAGGGATCGACCGCGTTCAACTGGAATTTTCCAGATATTAAGTCAAACGACGTTATTCTGGAGAAGAGCAACATTATGATGCTGGGTCCAACGGGATCAGGAAAGACGCTAATCGCTAAGAGCATTGCCAAGTGCCTGGACGTACCCTTCGCCATTTGTGACTGCACCTCGTTGACGCAGGCGGGCTACGTGGGCGAGGATATCGAGAGCGTCCTCCTAAAGCTGCTCCAAGATGCAAACAACGACGTAGAACGCGCCCAAACTGGTATTGTTTACTTGGATGAGGTGGACAAGATCTGTGCTCTCTCTGGAACGAAGCAGCGTCGAGACATTGGCGGCGAGGGCGTCCAACAGGGCATGCTGAAGATACTGGAAGGCAGCGTAGTTAGCTTAACCGACCGGAGTCAACAATTTAGGAAGAAGGTCCAAATGGACACAACAAACATTCTGTTCGTGGCCTCCGGCGCCTACACAGCTCTGGACAAGATCATCGCGAGACGCCTCAACGAGAAGGATTCTGACGTGGCCCCAACCAGCGGAGCCCTTCCCCCAGACGCAGACCAGCATAAGCGAGATAAGTGCCTGTCCAAAGTGCAGGCATGCGACCTTGCTGAGTTCGGCATGATACCCGAGTTCGTTGGTCGCTTCCCGATATTAGTGCCCTTTCACAGTTTGAATGCCAATATGCTTGTTCGCATTCTCACCGAACCGCGCAGTGCTCTAGTGTCGCAGTACAAGGCACTGTTGCGCTTGGATGGTGTGGACCTCACCTTTTCCGAGGACGCCCTAGAATCGGTGGCCCAGCTAGCCATAGAGATGAACACGGGAGCTCGCGGATTGCGCTCCATAATGGAGCAACTGCTGCTAGATCCCATGTTCTCAGTGCCTGGCTCAGACATTCGGGGCGTTCACATAACCGCCGACAATGTTATGGGTAAGGCCAAACCCAGATACCGACGCATTAAGGACAAGCCGCCTACCGAGTCCAGTGCTATGGATGCCCCATCTGCCGTGTCCAATGCCACGTGTCTAAAGCCAAAGCCATTGTCCGAGGACAATGCGAAGGAGACAGATGCCAAACCGATCGAAAATCAAGTGAAGTGA
- the LOC120450643 gene encoding RNA exonuclease 4, with translation MSATQRQKQFDLNRSRANNLASSSSGTGNNNNTTGSTKNVVSPQHNQRKLQTSMERLQVQQPNTSRRAAGSNWTAAAGGGAAAAGSENQDAKAAESVPLSKSARMRMKKKAHRNRYLAMDCEMVGVGYNGQDDMLARVSIVNRVGHVLLDKYVKPRMEVTDYRTSVSGIRPQDIANGEDFAAVQNEVVKLLHGRILVGHALGNDLAVLSIRHPFHDIRDTSRYKPLCKLVSNAHTPSLKRLTMAVLGQEIQTGEHNSVEDARAAMGIYNRVAGDWEKYLEKKRHQQQHY, from the coding sequence ATGTCCGCTACGCAACGCCAGAAGCAGTTCGACTTGAACCGCAGTCGTGCGAATaacttggccagcagcagcagcggcacgggcaacaacaacaacaccactGGCAGCACGAAAAATGTGGTTTCCCCGCAACACAATCAACGCAAACTACAAACCTCCATGGAGCGCCTGCAGGTGCAACAGCCGAACACAAGTCGCCGGGCAGCCGGTTCCAACTGGACAGCCGCTgctggcggaggagcagcagcagctggaagTGAAAACCAGGATGCCAAGGCTGCGGAGTCAGTACCACTGTCCAAATCGGCACGCATGCGCATGAAAAAGAAGGCACACCGCAATCGCTATTTAGCCATGGACTGCGAGATGGTGGGCGTGGGATACAACGGGCAGGACGACATGCTGGCACGCGTGTCCATCGTGAATCGCGTGGGACATGTGCTACTGGACAAGTATGTGAAGCCGCGAATGGAGGTCACTGATTACCGCACCAGCGTATCCGGTATTCGGCCGCAGGACATCGCGAACGGTGAGGACTTTGCCGCCGTGCAGAATGAAGTGGTGAAGCTGCTACACGGTCGCATTCTCGTGGGACACGCCCTGGGCAACGATCTGGCAGTACTGAGCATCCGTCATCCGTTCCATGATATCCGTGATACGTCGCGTTATAAGCCGCTGTGCAAACTCGTCTCTAATGCCCACACGCCCAGCCTAAAGCGCCTTACGATGGCCGTTCTGGGTCAGGAGATCCAAACGGGCGAGCACAATTCCGTGGAGGATGCACGCGCCGCCATGGGTATCTACAATCGGGTTGCTGGCGACTGGGAGAAGTATCTGGAGAAGAAGCGGCATCAACAGCAGCACTATTAG
- the LOC120450644 gene encoding uncharacterized protein LOC120450644 → MSTPRKNYNNLPPYCPQGGQYPSQSADYRSQQFGGQQKPQNPNFGFYEDKQGQQNVPHFYQNKSPQEPQRHRPYGQGRNFGRGGNFHRRNQQNWDQNPRHHQNREHNQSGGSYGQYFHPSMLEDPWRELMERHEAIHGPSTSRTSPKELATT, encoded by the coding sequence ATGAGCACACCTCGCAAGAACTATAACAACCTGCCACCCTACTGCCCACAAGGCGGCCAGTATCCATCGCAGTCCGCAGACTACAGATCCCAGCAATTTGGTGGCCAGCAGAAGCCACAAAATCCAAACTTTGGCTTCTACGAGGACAAACAGGGCCAGCAAAATGTTCCGCATTTCTACCAGAACAAATCACCACAGGAGCCGCAACGGCATCGGCCCTACGGGCAGGGCAGGAACTTCGGACGCGGCGGCAACTTCCATCGCAGGAACCAACAGAACTGGGATCAGAATCCGAGGCACCACCAGAACAGGGAGCACAACCAGAGCGGCGGCTCCTACGGCCAGTACTTCCACCCCTCCATGCTGGAGGATCCCTGGCGGGAGCTAATGGAACGCCACGAGGCCATCCACGGCCCCAGCACTAGCCGAACTTCACCGAAAGAGTTAGCGACTACTTAG